One Lysinibacillus sp. OF-1 DNA segment encodes these proteins:
- a CDS encoding low molecular weight protein arginine phosphatase, protein MKILFVCTGNTCRSPMAEVILKHKQINNVEVRSAGIYAMPNAQMSAHAQLVLNEAQMSHQHFATQLSMTEMAWADLILTMTTAHKDAVISNYPEAEHKVFTLKEYTNEGSLENVVDPYGGNKAIYEATFAELKELVDQLIQKLEKN, encoded by the coding sequence GTGAAAATATTATTTGTTTGTACAGGCAATACTTGTCGCAGTCCGATGGCAGAAGTTATTTTAAAACATAAACAAATCAACAATGTAGAGGTGCGCTCAGCAGGTATTTATGCCATGCCAAATGCACAAATGTCAGCACATGCACAACTAGTGTTAAATGAAGCGCAAATGTCACATCAGCATTTTGCAACGCAATTATCAATGACAGAAATGGCATGGGCAGACTTAATTTTAACGATGACGACTGCTCACAAAGACGCCGTGATTTCAAATTATCCAGAAGCTGAACATAAAGTATTTACCTTGAAAGAATATACAAATGAGGGCAGTCTGGAAAATGTAGTAGATCCTTATGGTGGCAATAAAGCAATATATGAAGCAACATTTGCAGAATTAAAGGAATTAGTTGATCAATTAATACAAAAACTTGAAAAGAATTGA
- a CDS encoding methyl-accepting chemotaxis protein produces MKKQFGLRLKLVLFVSVLALITYSVSFIFIEFLQPTFFPDTNRMVFEVITYALGIIWSGILAALLSVILIKPLQQLEHSAILVAEGKIGQDVQMPKTNDEIRSVAEAFQQMVLNLRQMVESIDQNFQQTNQSIIQLSDEAGVATRKAEGIASTVKHISAGAEASATAVQDTAEAIEDVRALATEVNSRAEASASQSKEILHNLSTTTKAIEILVNSIQQIATGNNEALKSIHALEENAGQVERIISLVGDIAAQTNLLALNASIEAARAGEHGKGFAVVAEEVRGLADESAKAVQGITALIQSMQQNVEVVVKQMNEQVAFATKEADRVSETTTAVEGMASNVHEMATAIVEISSLIEQQMHNIETTARQSQEVAAIAEETSAGAQEVRSAAEEQAYAIEQVEHLAQSLKKQSEALHKMIQQFDRQA; encoded by the coding sequence ATGAAAAAACAATTTGGTTTACGGCTTAAATTGGTATTATTTGTTAGTGTACTTGCGCTTATCACCTACAGTGTCAGTTTTATATTCATTGAGTTTTTACAACCTACTTTCTTCCCAGACACGAATCGAATGGTTTTTGAGGTAATTACCTACGCATTAGGTATTATATGGTCAGGTATATTAGCGGCGTTGTTAAGCGTGATCTTAATCAAACCTTTACAGCAGCTCGAACATTCAGCAATCCTTGTAGCTGAGGGGAAAATTGGACAGGATGTGCAAATGCCTAAAACAAATGATGAAATTCGATCCGTTGCTGAGGCGTTCCAACAAATGGTGTTAAATCTGCGTCAAATGGTGGAAAGTATCGATCAAAACTTTCAGCAAACAAATCAATCAATTATTCAGCTATCTGATGAGGCGGGAGTGGCAACTAGAAAGGCAGAAGGAATTGCCTCTACTGTGAAGCATATATCTGCAGGAGCAGAAGCATCTGCAACAGCTGTACAAGACACTGCCGAAGCTATTGAAGATGTGCGAGCTCTTGCAACAGAAGTAAATAGTAGAGCAGAAGCATCAGCATCACAATCAAAAGAGATTCTACATAATTTATCGACAACAACAAAGGCCATCGAAATATTAGTGAATAGTATTCAGCAAATTGCTACAGGTAATAATGAGGCACTAAAAAGTATTCATGCACTTGAAGAAAATGCTGGCCAAGTAGAACGGATTATTAGCTTAGTCGGTGACATTGCGGCACAAACAAATTTACTGGCATTAAATGCCTCGATTGAAGCAGCACGAGCAGGAGAGCATGGAAAGGGCTTCGCAGTGGTAGCTGAGGAAGTTCGCGGTTTGGCTGATGAAAGTGCGAAAGCTGTCCAAGGTATTACAGCTTTAATTCAGTCCATGCAGCAAAATGTAGAGGTGGTTGTTAAACAAATGAATGAACAAGTAGCATTTGCGACGAAGGAAGCTGATCGCGTTTCTGAAACAACGACAGCCGTTGAAGGTATGGCTTCCAACGTACATGAAATGGCAACAGCAATTGTTGAAATTTCCTCGTTAATTGAACAGCAAATGCATAATATTGAAACGACAGCTCGCCAATCACAAGAAGTTGCAGCCATTGCTGAAGAAACGTCAGCAGGTGCACAGGAAGTTCGTAGCGCCGCTGAGGAGCAAGCTTATGCTATCGAGCAGGTAGAGCATTTGGCTCAAAGTTTGAAAAAGCAATCGGAAGCATTGCATAAGATGATTCAACAATTTGATAGACAAGCATAG
- the rpiB gene encoding ribose 5-phosphate isomerase B yields MRIAISSDHGGNNLRREIMQLLDELHISYEDFGPQSADSVDYPDYAKPVSEGVANGEFDKGILICGTGIGMSIAANKVKGIRCALVHDVFSAKATRCHNDSNIIAMGERVIGPGLAREIVQTWLETEFEGGRHTRRIEKIAELEQ; encoded by the coding sequence GTGAGAATAGCAATTTCTTCTGATCACGGAGGCAACAACTTACGTCGTGAGATTATGCAGCTATTAGATGAACTTCATATTAGCTACGAAGATTTTGGTCCACAATCTGCGGATTCAGTAGACTATCCTGATTATGCAAAACCTGTTTCTGAAGGTGTTGCTAATGGAGAATTTGATAAAGGTATTTTAATTTGTGGCACAGGAATTGGTATGTCCATTGCTGCTAATAAGGTGAAGGGCATTCGTTGTGCATTAGTGCATGATGTATTCAGTGCCAAGGCAACACGTTGCCATAATGACTCAAATATTATAGCCATGGGTGAACGTGTCATTGGTCCAGGCCTTGCACGTGAAATCGTCCAAACTTGGCTAGAAACAGAGTTTGAAGGTGGTCGTCATACACGCCGCATAGAAAAAATTGCTGAGCTAGAGCAATAA
- a CDS encoding TIGR01440 family protein — MVVKQIRTHLTQLLSEFEEQVTLRPHTIFVVGCSTSEVIGQKIGTAGALEIAEAIYEPLQEFASKHQLHLAFQGCEHINRAITMEASTAERFGYDEVAVVPVRTAGGSMSAYAYTQFANPVVVETIQAHAGIDIGQTLIGMHLKAVAVPVRTSVKMVGEAIVTVATTRPKLIGGERAIYK, encoded by the coding sequence ATGGTAGTAAAACAAATACGAACGCATTTGACTCAGTTACTCAGTGAGTTTGAAGAGCAGGTAACGTTACGACCTCATACAATTTTTGTTGTAGGGTGCTCTACATCTGAAGTGATTGGTCAGAAAATTGGCACAGCAGGGGCATTGGAAATAGCTGAAGCCATTTATGAGCCGTTACAAGAATTTGCATCGAAACATCAATTACATTTAGCATTCCAAGGCTGTGAGCATATTAACCGCGCTATTACTATGGAGGCATCGACGGCTGAACGATTTGGCTATGATGAAGTAGCAGTAGTTCCAGTACGTACAGCAGGTGGATCGATGTCTGCTTATGCCTATACACAATTTGCTAATCCAGTGGTTGTTGAAACAATACAGGCACATGCAGGTATTGATATTGGACAAACATTAATTGGTATGCATTTGAAAGCAGTAGCTGTTCCCGTTCGAACATCAGTGAAAATGGTGGGAGAAGCGATTGTTACGGTTGCAACAACACGTCCAAAGCTAATTGGCGGAGAACGTGCAATATATAAATAA
- the glyA gene encoding serine hydroxymethyltransferase translates to MAYEKLAVQDKAVLDGILAEKKRQQANIELIASENFVSEAVMEAQGSVLTNKYAEGYPGKRYYGGCEHVDVVENIARDRVKEIFGAEYANVQPHSGAQANMAVYHTILEPGDTVLGMNLSHGGHLTHGSPVNFSGILYNFVEYGVTKENQVIDYEDVRQKALEHKPKLIVAGASAYPREIDFSKFREIADEVGAYFMVDMAHIAGLVAAGEHQSPVPYADFVTSTTHKTLRGPRGGLILASKEWEQKLNKSVFPGIQGGPLMHVIAAKAVAFGEVLQPEFKDYAKQIKANAKALAEVLIAEGVEIVSGGTDNHLLLLNVKSLGLTGKVAEHALDEVGITTNKNTIPYDTESPFVTSGIRIGTPAVTSRGFKEEDMKEVGAIIAAVLKNPEDEAVKAEAKDRVKALTDRHPLYA, encoded by the coding sequence ATGGCATATGAAAAATTAGCAGTACAAGACAAAGCAGTATTAGACGGAATTCTTGCAGAAAAAAAACGTCAACAAGCAAATATTGAATTGATTGCATCTGAAAACTTTGTTTCCGAAGCGGTTATGGAAGCACAAGGATCAGTACTGACAAATAAATACGCTGAAGGCTATCCAGGTAAACGCTACTACGGTGGTTGTGAACATGTAGACGTAGTAGAAAATATTGCACGTGATCGCGTGAAAGAAATTTTTGGAGCAGAATATGCTAATGTACAACCACACTCTGGTGCACAAGCAAACATGGCTGTTTACCATACAATTTTAGAACCAGGTGACACAGTTCTTGGTATGAACCTTTCTCATGGTGGTCACTTAACACATGGATCTCCAGTAAACTTCTCTGGTATCCTATATAACTTTGTGGAATATGGTGTAACGAAAGAAAATCAAGTAATCGATTATGAAGATGTACGTCAAAAAGCATTAGAACATAAACCAAAACTGATCGTTGCTGGTGCTTCTGCCTACCCACGTGAAATTGACTTCTCTAAATTCCGTGAAATCGCAGACGAAGTGGGTGCATACTTCATGGTGGATATGGCACACATTGCTGGTCTTGTAGCTGCTGGTGAACATCAATCACCAGTGCCGTATGCTGATTTTGTTACATCAACAACGCATAAAACATTACGTGGACCACGTGGTGGTTTAATTCTTGCTTCAAAAGAATGGGAGCAAAAATTAAATAAATCTGTATTTCCAGGAATTCAAGGTGGTCCATTAATGCATGTCATTGCTGCAAAAGCTGTAGCATTTGGCGAAGTATTACAACCAGAATTTAAAGACTATGCAAAGCAAATTAAAGCGAATGCCAAAGCTTTAGCAGAAGTACTAATTGCTGAAGGTGTTGAAATCGTTTCTGGTGGTACAGATAACCACTTATTACTGTTAAATGTAAAATCACTTGGTTTAACAGGTAAAGTAGCAGAGCATGCACTAGATGAAGTAGGTATTACAACGAATAAAAACACAATTCCTTACGATACAGAATCGCCATTTGTTACTTCTGGTATTCGTATCGGTACGCCAGCTGTTACTTCTCGCGGCTTTAAAGAAGAGGATATGAAAGAAGTTGGAGCAATTATTGCTGCGGTTCTTAAAAATCCTGAAGATGAAGCAGTTAAAGCAGAAGCAAAAGATCGTGTAAAAGCATTAACAGATAGACACCCATTATACGCATAA
- a CDS encoding EAL domain-containing protein: protein MVTKSLDIENDVLLSSIRKLGDNSKESYVIFDATNHHGILACNDSFCMLTNASRSQILNTDYFSWLSIDEKKTTIKMIKEKIHNGIMVQAKLYHNGINKSPFWAEIQALPFCNEANRTKYVLVLVKDVTYYRTEDFLMRLENDMYKAIERDSTLEQKMKIICRGLDDFFTPNIASMVLVKTESNQLQVFTGNDPEESVPRCCENNAFFIEVMQSGNARLVENLDEVNIPEEHKQYATLSEKPYGWFVPIRNQQRQVIGLFSIYFQKTRSDQMSFKNMLQKMGSLVALAVTYARTQKKIWDLAYTDITTGLPNRHSFVNSIEKEVEHGLSGFIKILKPSEFHQVVELYGREVGDELLRQLAKRLEQDKPEDNEYVARFTSSSLIMSTLAHNENLQEYDKRIKETIRQPFIIGGKQIYITLKTGIASYNNDTKIIDAIRFADNALSFAIDRPGTHTEIFTTEKNDVLIQKMTVLNHLSQAIKNKEITVHLQPKVDLRNGEIHSIEALARWISPKLGFVSPAIFIPVAESTGKVLEIDVLVLETVLSWLSERQRLGKKLVKIAVNISPDHFYYTHFVQDTLKLVQKYNIDPSYIILEVTENIGLVDFQSAFKIIQELKSYGFKTSVDDFGTGFSSLSYLQQLPFTELKIDRSFINAIEDAATLAIVRSIIQLALNLGMISVAEGIETEEQVEILRALGCTVGQGYFYYKPMPIEQVDKILDQ from the coding sequence ATGGTCACTAAATCATTAGACATAGAAAATGATGTTTTATTAAGTAGCATTCGTAAATTAGGGGATAATTCGAAAGAAAGCTACGTTATTTTTGATGCGACAAATCATCATGGCATACTAGCGTGTAATGATTCATTTTGTATGCTTACAAATGCTTCGCGTTCACAAATCCTAAATACTGATTATTTTTCATGGCTCTCTATAGATGAAAAAAAGACAACCATAAAAATGATAAAAGAAAAAATACATAACGGCATAATGGTCCAGGCAAAGCTCTATCATAATGGCATTAATAAATCGCCCTTTTGGGCAGAGATACAAGCATTACCATTTTGCAATGAGGCTAATCGTACGAAATATGTTTTAGTGCTTGTGAAGGATGTAACGTATTACCGTACTGAAGACTTCCTAATGAGATTAGAAAATGATATGTACAAGGCCATCGAGCGAGATAGCACTCTTGAACAAAAGATGAAAATTATTTGCCGTGGACTGGATGATTTTTTTACGCCGAATATTGCAAGTATGGTTCTAGTAAAAACAGAGTCCAATCAATTACAAGTTTTCACAGGTAATGATCCGGAGGAAAGTGTGCCAAGGTGCTGTGAAAACAATGCATTTTTTATTGAAGTAATGCAATCAGGAAATGCTAGGCTCGTGGAAAATTTAGATGAAGTAAATATCCCTGAGGAACATAAACAATATGCTACATTATCTGAAAAGCCGTATGGATGGTTTGTACCTATACGCAATCAACAACGGCAAGTGATAGGGTTATTTTCGATCTATTTTCAAAAAACACGAAGCGACCAAATGTCTTTTAAAAATATGCTTCAAAAAATGGGGTCACTTGTTGCGTTGGCTGTTACCTATGCTCGAACTCAAAAAAAAATTTGGGATTTAGCCTACACGGATATTACAACGGGTCTACCTAATCGTCATAGCTTTGTTAATTCGATTGAAAAAGAAGTGGAGCATGGTTTAAGCGGTTTTATCAAAATATTAAAACCAAGTGAATTTCATCAAGTGGTGGAACTTTACGGGCGTGAGGTTGGAGATGAGCTTTTAAGGCAACTCGCTAAAAGATTGGAGCAAGACAAGCCAGAAGATAATGAATATGTTGCTAGATTTACAAGCTCTAGTCTTATTATGTCTACGTTGGCACACAATGAAAATTTACAGGAGTATGATAAGCGGATAAAGGAAACAATTCGTCAGCCCTTTATTATAGGGGGAAAGCAAATCTATATCACGCTAAAAACAGGAATCGCTTCCTATAATAATGACACAAAAATCATTGATGCGATTCGCTTTGCTGATAATGCTCTTTCCTTTGCAATTGATAGACCAGGTACACATACTGAAATTTTTACAACAGAAAAAAATGATGTGCTTATACAGAAAATGACGGTTTTAAATCATTTATCACAAGCAATCAAAAATAAAGAAATTACAGTCCATTTACAGCCTAAGGTAGACTTACGTAATGGTGAAATACACAGTATTGAGGCACTGGCACGGTGGATTTCTCCAAAACTAGGCTTTGTGTCACCAGCCATCTTCATTCCAGTAGCTGAGAGTACCGGGAAGGTTCTGGAAATAGATGTTCTTGTTTTAGAGACTGTGCTTTCATGGCTTTCAGAACGTCAACGGCTAGGAAAGAAATTAGTGAAAATTGCAGTTAATATCTCACCTGATCATTTTTACTATACGCATTTCGTTCAGGATACACTGAAACTTGTTCAAAAATATAATATTGACCCTAGCTATATTATTTTAGAGGTGACTGAAAATATTGGTTTAGTAGACTTTCAATCTGCCTTTAAAATTATTCAAGAATTAAAAAGCTATGGTTTTAAAACATCAGTAGATGATTTTGGAACAGGTTTTTCATCATTAAGCTATCTACAACAGCTACCCTTCACTGAATTAAAGATTGATCGTAGCTTTATTAATGCGATTGAAGATGCGGCAACGCTTGCGATTGTACGCTCCATTATTCAGTTGGCATTAAACTTAGGGATGATTTCAGTTGCAGAGGGCATTGAAACGGAAGAGCAGGTAGAAATTTTACGTGCACTAGGCTGTACAGTAGGACAAGGCTATTTTTATTATAAGCCAATGCCCATTGAACAAGTAGATAAAATTCTTGATCAATAG
- the upp gene encoding uracil phosphoribosyltransferase, protein MSKVYVFDHPLIQHKLTYIRDKNTGTKEFRELVDEVATLMAFEITRDMPVEEIEIETPVTIAKTKVLSGKKLAIVPILRAGIGMVDGVLKLIPAAKVGHIGLYRDPETLKPVEYYAKLPADVEERDFIIVDPMLATGGSAVEAIHSLKKRGAKNIKFMCLIAAPEGVKAIQEEHSDVDIYIAALDEKLNDHGYIVPGLGDAGDRLFGTK, encoded by the coding sequence TTGAGCAAAGTCTATGTATTTGATCATCCACTAATCCAACACAAATTAACTTATATTCGCGACAAGAACACAGGAACAAAAGAATTTCGTGAGCTAGTAGACGAAGTAGCAACACTTATGGCGTTTGAAATCACACGTGATATGCCAGTAGAAGAAATTGAAATTGAAACACCTGTAACAATTGCCAAAACAAAAGTACTTTCTGGTAAAAAGCTTGCGATTGTACCAATTCTACGTGCAGGTATCGGTATGGTAGATGGCGTATTAAAGCTTATCCCAGCGGCTAAAGTTGGTCATATTGGTCTTTATCGTGATCCTGAAACGTTAAAACCAGTTGAATATTATGCAAAACTTCCAGCAGATGTGGAAGAGCGTGATTTCATCATTGTAGATCCAATGCTTGCAACTGGTGGTTCAGCAGTGGAAGCCATCCACTCACTGAAAAAACGTGGAGCTAAAAACATTAAATTCATGTGCTTAATCGCTGCACCAGAGGGTGTAAAAGCTATTCAAGAAGAACATTCTGATGTAGATATTTATATTGCTGCACTCGATGAAAAATTAAACGATCATGGCTATATTGTACCTGGTTTAGGTGATGCCGGAGACCGTCTATTCGGTACAAAATAA
- the wecB gene encoding non-hydrolyzing UDP-N-acetylglucosamine 2-epimerase translates to MIKKWKVMTIFGTRPEAIKMAPLVLELQKYPEQIESIVTVTAQHRQMLDQVLETFNITPNYDLNIMKDRQTLIDVTTNALQGLDKVMKEAQPDIVLVHGDTATTFIASLAAFYNQIAIGHVEAGLRTWNKYSPYPEEMNRQLTGVMADLHFAPTEVSKKNLLDENKNPDTIFVTGNTAIDALATTVSEHYTHPVLDKIGEDRMILLTAHRRENLGEPMRHMFKAITRILTEHEDVQVVYPVHMNPAVREIANEILGDNERVHLIEPLEVFDFHNFAANSYMILTDSGGVQEEAPSLGKPVLVLRDTTERPEGIEAGTLKLAGTEEETIYALAKELLTDKNAYEVMAKASNPYGDGHASKRIVEALLEFLQRTN, encoded by the coding sequence TTGATAAAAAAATGGAAAGTAATGACGATTTTTGGTACAAGACCAGAAGCAATTAAAATGGCTCCTCTCGTTTTGGAGTTACAAAAGTATCCTGAGCAAATAGAATCTATTGTAACCGTAACAGCACAGCATCGCCAAATGCTCGACCAAGTATTAGAGACATTTAACATAACACCAAACTATGATTTAAATATAATGAAGGATCGTCAAACATTAATTGATGTAACGACAAACGCATTACAGGGCTTAGATAAAGTAATGAAAGAAGCACAACCAGATATCGTTTTGGTACATGGTGATACAGCAACAACCTTCATTGCGAGCTTGGCGGCATTCTATAACCAAATTGCTATAGGGCATGTGGAAGCGGGCTTACGTACATGGAACAAGTATTCACCATATCCAGAGGAAATGAATCGTCAGCTAACAGGTGTGATGGCAGATTTACATTTTGCTCCAACGGAAGTATCTAAAAAGAACCTGCTAGATGAAAATAAAAATCCAGACACGATTTTTGTGACAGGAAATACAGCCATTGACGCATTAGCAACAACGGTCAGTGAGCACTACACACACCCTGTATTAGATAAGATTGGCGAAGATCGCATGATTTTATTAACGGCACATCGTCGTGAAAATCTGGGTGAACCAATGCGCCATATGTTCAAAGCGATTACGAGAATACTAACAGAGCATGAGGATGTTCAAGTTGTATATCCAGTGCATATGAATCCAGCTGTTAGAGAAATTGCGAATGAAATCTTAGGAGACAATGAACGTGTACATTTAATAGAGCCTCTTGAAGTGTTTGATTTCCATAATTTTGCGGCAAATTCATATATGATTTTAACGGACTCAGGTGGCGTACAAGAAGAAGCACCTTCATTAGGGAAACCAGTGCTTGTTCTAAGAGATACGACAGAACGTCCAGAAGGTATTGAAGCTGGCACATTAAAGCTAGCAGGAACGGAAGAAGAAACAATCTATGCCTTAGCAAAGGAATTACTAACAGATAAAAATGCCTACGAAGTAATGGCGAAAGCATCGAATCCATATGGAGATGGGCATGCATCGAAGCGTATTGTTGAGGCACTGCTAGAATTTTTACAAAGAACTAATTAA